AAAGATCTTATTGGTTGATGAGCCCATAGAAGGCTTAAGCCCTCTCTATGCCTCCAAGATATCCGATGTGCTCTCCAAACTATCGGAGGAAGGTATATCAATGATTATAGTTGAGACACGGCCTATGCTTATGAAGAGAATGAGTGGGAGATATGCTATAATTAATGGAGGTAGGATCGTTTCTGAAGGCTCTACAGAGGATCTTCACAGGGATCAGATATTAATTAACACATATCTAAACCTATCAGCTAACTCGGGTGTCTAGGATCTCCTTAGAACTGCTCTTATCAGCCCTTATAGATGGTATAGCCCTTGGATTCATATTTCTAATGCTATCCCTCGGCCTCTCTATAATCTTCGGGCTTATGAGGATCGTCAATTTCGCACATGGAAGCCTATTCACTCTAGGAGCCTACATAGGCTATGAAGTAGCATCGAGGACCAGTAACATGGCCTACGGCTTACTAGCATCCCTTACTTCGATAGGGCTGATAGGGCTCGCTATAGAGAGGTTCTTGCTAAAGATTAGGAGAGAACCCCTAGTTCAGGTGATAATAACGGTAGGGCTTATGATTCTTCTAGATAGGTTGGCGTGGCTGAGATGGGGAGATATAACCTATATATGGTCTCCCCAATGGTTGGAAGGAACTATATATATAGGCCCGATCATAATATACAGATATAGGCTATTTCTAATACTATTTGGTGCATTTCTTTCTATGGCTATGTATTATCTATTTACTAGAACCAAGTATGGTTTATTTGTAAGGGCAGGGATAGATGATAGAGAGATGATACAGGCTTTCGGGGTTAACATTGAGAGGATATTCACAATCACATTTGCAATAGGCTCTATGCTAGCAGGAACGGCAGGATTCCTGTTAGTCCCTTGGCAGGGTGTCTATCCATTAATAGGCACTAACTACCTTCTATACGCATTCGCTATAATAGTGATCGGTGGTATTGGAAGTATAGAGGGAACGATCTTCTCATCAATACTGGTTGGGATAGTTCAGCAGTTATGTGCCTATTATGCTCCCTACCTAAGCGAGGTCTCTATATTCGCTGTTATGCTTTCTATACTGCTTGTGAGGCCTAGGGGTATTCTAGGTAAGGTGGTTATATGAGGTATCCTGGATCTCTTTTACTCTTCATCGTCTTGTTGCTACTTCCAGTCATCTTGGAGGGGATCGGTGTTGCTAGGCTTATACCTATTTTAACCTATGCATATATAATGTCGATCTATGCTCTATCGTTCTCGCTACTTCTAGGATATTTAGGA
This region of Sulfolobales archaeon genomic DNA includes:
- a CDS encoding branched-chain amino acid ABC transporter permease, which encodes MSRISLELLLSALIDGIALGFIFLMLSLGLSIIFGLMRIVNFAHGSLFTLGAYIGYEVASRTSNMAYGLLASLTSIGLIGLAIERFLLKIRREPLVQVIITVGLMILLDRLAWLRWGDITYIWSPQWLEGTIYIGPIIIYRYRLFLILFGAFLSMAMYYLFTRTKYGLFVRAGIDDREMIQAFGVNIERIFTITFAIGSMLAGTAGFLLVPWQGVYPLIGTNYLLYAFAIIVIGGIGSIEGTIFSSILVGIVQQLCAYYAPYLSEVSIFAVMLSILLVRPRGILGKVVI